GGAACCCGCTCACCGACTGCCCGAACGCCAGACCCAGCGTCACGGCCGTGAGGACCCAGCCGAACGCCTCGGCCGCCCTGCCCTGCGGCGCGACGATCTCGATCGCAGCCGAGTGGGTCGCCGACTGCGGCGTGATCAGCGCGCCGGCCGCGAGCATCGCCACCGCGAGACCCCACAGCGTGGACGGCCACGCCAGCAGCGCCACGAGCAGCCCGAACCCGGCCAGCAGCACCGGCAACCGCAGCGGCATCTCCCGCGGCCACGGCCGCAGGCTGTAGGCCACGCCGAACGCGACCGAGCTGACCGACCACACCGACAGCAGCACCCCGCCGAGCGCCGGTTCACCGGCCTCGGTGGTCGCGGCCGGTACCGCGACCTCGACGAACCCGATCACCACACCGAACCCGAGCGCGGCCACCGCCAGCGTCCGCATGCCCGGGCTGCTCAGGGCGCCGAGCAGCGACCGGTGGGTGCGGCCCGCCGGGCCCCACGCGCGCACGGCCGGGCTCAGCGCGAACAGGGTCGACCCGGCGACCATGCACGCACCGCCGGTGACCATCCCGGTGCCCGGCCACGGCGCCGCGACGAGCAGACCGGCCAGACCCGGGCCGAGGATGAAGAAGACCTCCATGCTGATCGCTTCGTAGGCGTAGGCCGCGTTGCGCGCGTTCGCGTCCGGCACCAGGCGCCCCCACAACGCGCGCGACGCCGAACCGACCATCGGCTCGGTGATGCCGATGCCGAACGACAACAGGACGAGCACCGGCGTGGCTGCGTGGGCCTCGATCGCCAGCGCGAGCGTCACCAGGATCACCGCGAACATCGCCGCGGTGGCCAGCAGCGGGCGTGTGGGGCCGAACCGGTCGATCAGCCTGCCCTGCACCACCGACCCGACCGCGACCCCGACCAGCGAGCTGGCCGACACCAGCCCCGCCACGGCGAAGGACCCCAGCTCCTGCTGCGTGTAGAGCAGCGCGGACAGGCCGATCATCGCGATCGGCAGGCGCGCCAGGATCGACGCGACCATCGGACGGGTCGCGCCCGGTGTGGTCAGGGCAGCACGGTAGTCGGCGAGGGAGGTCTGGGACACGCGTACCAGTATGCCCTGGATTGGTACGCGAGTACCAGTAATTTACGCCTCAGGTCTCGAACTGATAACGGCTGACAGTTTTTTCCCGGGCGGGCGCAACGAACCCGCATCGGGCGCGTCTGT
The sequence above is a segment of the Amycolatopsis viridis genome. Coding sequences within it:
- a CDS encoding MFS transporter — its product is MSQTSLADYRAALTTPGATRPMVASILARLPIAMIGLSALLYTQQELGSFAVAGLVSASSLVGVAVGSVVQGRLIDRFGPTRPLLATAAMFAVILVTLALAIEAHAATPVLVLLSFGIGITEPMVGSASRALWGRLVPDANARNAAYAYEAISMEVFFILGPGLAGLLVAAPWPGTGMVTGGACMVAGSTLFALSPAVRAWGPAGRTHRSLLGALSSPGMRTLAVAALGFGVVIGFVEVAVPAATTEAGEPALGGVLLSVWSVSSVAFGVAYSLRPWPREMPLRLPVLLAGFGLLVALLAWPSTLWGLAVAMLAAGALITPQSATHSAAIEIVAPQGRAAEAFGWVLTAVTLGLAFGQSVSGFLVEHSGPATAFLTATGAALVLAAVVYLLRGTVKEPREQVLVG